A segment of the Ruegeria sp. AD91A genome:
AAGCCGCTTTCGCGAAATCTTGGCGCTGTGGATCACGACGCTCTTGTCGCGAATTCGGGTGACATGTTTCCGCTGGTGAACCCGAAGGCTGACTTTGATCTGTATCGGATCGGAGACGCCGTTTCCTCGCGCAACATACACGCAGCAGTCTATGATGCGCTGCGGCTTGGCCTTCGGTGGTGACACCATCAGAGAATGCGCTTTGAACACGTACCACCGATTACCTGTACGACATGAAACCACTTTTGCGCCCGAACGAAAAGGACCGGACATGAGCAATATTGAGGTCATCGAGACTGTTTGGATACCGCTACCTGACGGCACGAAACTCGCGGCGCGCCTGTGGCTGCCGGAAAACACGAAAATCGTCCCTGTGCCCTGCATCCTGGAATACATCCCCTATCGTCGTCGGGACAGAACACGGATGCGGGATGAAAGCATGCACCCGCATTTTGCGGACGCCGGCTATGCATCAATCCGCGTTGATATCCGGGGTTACGGTGACAGTGACGGCGTCTCCGAAGACGAGTATTCGCATCAGGAAATTCAGGACGGTCACGACGTCATCCAGTGGATTGCCGATCAGGACTGGTGCGATGGAAATGTCGGAATGTTCGGCAAAAGCTGGGGGGCATATAACGCGTTTCAGGTGGCGGCGACACGTCCTCCGGCGTTGAAGGCGATAGCCCCGGTTATGGGCACAGACGACCGGTGGCGCGAGGACATTCACTTTTACGGCGGATGTCTGGCCAACGACAATTTCTGGTGGGGCTCGATCATGCAGCTGTACAACGCCATGCCACCAGACCCAGAGATTGTCGGCGCGGACCGCTGGCTTGACATGTGGCGCGAGCGGTTGGAAGGCGCTGAGTTCTGGCCGGCCATGTGGCTGGAGCACCAGACCCATGACGAGATGTGGCGGCGCGGTTCGATCTGCGAGAATTATGCCGACGTGGATGTGCCGGTCTACTTTTTCGGCGGTTGGATGGATCTGTACCGGGATACGCCATTCCGCATCGCCGAACACCTAAGCGGACCGGTCAAGATCCTGATGGGGCCATGGGCGCATCTTTACCCGCATGAAGGGGTGCCCGGCCCCAAGGCTGATTTCGTCGGAGAGGTCATCCGGTTCTGGGATCACTGGCTGAAGGGAAAAGACACAGGGTTGATGGACGAACCGCCCTTGCGGTTTTTCCTTCAAGACAGCACAGCGCCGACCGGAACGCATCTGGAACGCACGGGGCGCTGGGTCGAAGAGCCGAGCTGGCCGTCACCGAATATCACCAATACGTCCCTTTGGCTGAATGAGCTGACGCTTGAGGCAGACCCCGTTTCCGGAGCAGAGCTTGCGATTTGCTCGCCGCAAAGCTTTGGGGCAGCCGCAGGTGATATGTGCTCTTTCGCCATACCCGGCGACATGGCGGCAGACTGCCGGATCGACGCCGCAGGCGCATTGCAGTTCAAAGCGGCACCACTTGAAGACGCACTTGATATTTTGGGGCAACCGTCCGTCGATCTGAAGGTTTCAGCAGATCAGGCTCAGGGCTTTGTCGTTGCATTGCTGGTGGACGAAGCCCCGAACGGTGCGCAGACGCTGATTGCACGGGGATTCTGCAACCTCAACCACCGGCTCAGCGATACAGAACCCACACCGATCACACCCGGAGAGGAGATGGCAGTAACCGTCCCGATGTATGGAACAGGATATCGGGTTCTGTCAGGTCATCGCATCGTTTTGCAGATTGCTTCGGCTTATTGGCCTGTTCTTTGGCCCACCCCCGAACCTGTAACGCTTTCGATAAGGCCGGGTCGCTCGTACCTGTCTCTTCCCATCCGCAACCAGGGCATTGAAACAACAGAACCACGCCCGCTGCCCGAACCGATAGCGTCTGGTGCCCGGCCCAGAAAGACCAAAGTGAGATCGGGCTCGATGGAGCGCTCGGTCCACACGGACCTGACGAATGGCGAGGTAACTCACAGGTTTTTCCTTGACGGAGGCGTCTTCGGGCCGGTGGGTGATTTCCGTCTCGACGATATAGGGACGGTGCTCAGCGACGTGTCAGATCGGAGATATACAATCCGTCCGGGCGACCCGCTTTCGGGTGTTGCCACGATGGAGCAGACCGCCTGTTTCGACCGTGAAGGCTGGTCAGCCAGGATCTGGACCTATTCCGAACAACGAGCAACGGCCACCGAGTTTCATTTGATCTCGCGCTTGAAGGCATGGTCGGGGGAGGAGCTGATCTTTGAAGAAGAGAATTCGCATGTCATTCCGCGCAACGGAATGTAGTTGAAAACACTGTAGAACAATTGCGTTGAAACCCTTTGACGGGACTTGCCTTTGCAGTCCTGTCAATCCAACCGAATGGTTCAAGCCTGCGCGGGAATGTCTGGACGGGTCTGTCGTTGCACCATGTGCCGG
Coding sequences within it:
- a CDS encoding CocE/NonD family hydrolase, producing MSNIEVIETVWIPLPDGTKLAARLWLPENTKIVPVPCILEYIPYRRRDRTRMRDESMHPHFADAGYASIRVDIRGYGDSDGVSEDEYSHQEIQDGHDVIQWIADQDWCDGNVGMFGKSWGAYNAFQVAATRPPALKAIAPVMGTDDRWREDIHFYGGCLANDNFWWGSIMQLYNAMPPDPEIVGADRWLDMWRERLEGAEFWPAMWLEHQTHDEMWRRGSICENYADVDVPVYFFGGWMDLYRDTPFRIAEHLSGPVKILMGPWAHLYPHEGVPGPKADFVGEVIRFWDHWLKGKDTGLMDEPPLRFFLQDSTAPTGTHLERTGRWVEEPSWPSPNITNTSLWLNELTLEADPVSGAELAICSPQSFGAAAGDMCSFAIPGDMAADCRIDAAGALQFKAAPLEDALDILGQPSVDLKVSADQAQGFVVALLVDEAPNGAQTLIARGFCNLNHRLSDTEPTPITPGEEMAVTVPMYGTGYRVLSGHRIVLQIASAYWPVLWPTPEPVTLSIRPGRSYLSLPIRNQGIETTEPRPLPEPIASGARPRKTKVRSGSMERSVHTDLTNGEVTHRFFLDGGVFGPVGDFRLDDIGTVLSDVSDRRYTIRPGDPLSGVATMEQTACFDREGWSARIWTYSEQRATATEFHLISRLKAWSGEELIFEEENSHVIPRNGM